From the genome of Rhodobacteraceae bacterium Araon29, one region includes:
- a CDS encoding 2Fe-2S iron-sulfur cluster binding domain-containing protein: MKPTPLHFTHNGRPISVFADSGENLLSLLRLKLGDQTPKYGCGQGGCGACSVRIDGELRLACLTLAETIYGTNIETVAAISTPELDPLQKAFMDYFAAQCGYCTPGMILAARTLLETNPTPTRDDVIDAISGNICRCTGYEPIIDAIMAVAQSEVLS; encoded by the coding sequence ATGAAACCGACGCCTCTTCATTTTACCCATAACGGGCGGCCCATTTCAGTTTTTGCCGATAGCGGCGAAAATTTATTGTCCTTGTTGCGATTAAAACTTGGGGATCAAACCCCAAAATACGGATGCGGGCAAGGCGGATGCGGCGCCTGCAGCGTAAGAATAGACGGAGAATTGAGATTGGCCTGCTTAACACTTGCCGAGACAATATATGGAACAAATATAGAGACGGTAGCAGCAATATCCACTCCAGAGCTTGACCCATTACAAAAGGCTTTCATGGACTATTTTGCCGCCCAATGCGGCTATTGTACGCCCGGAATGATCTTGGCCGCGCGTACTCTTCTAGAAACCAATCCTACACCGACACGAGACGATGTTATCGATGCCATTTCAGGCAATATTTGCCGCTGTACAGGCTATGAGCCGATTATAGACGCAATAATGGCGGTTGCCCAAAGCGAGGTTTTGTCATGA